TCAGCACGCCGTTTTGCAGTGAGAAGGCGTCGTCCACGTAGGCCTGAAGCTCGCTGTTGATCACGGCTTCGCCCCACTTGTAGCGACGCTGCCACTTGGCAGTGTCCAAAGAGGTACCGTCGAACTCGTCTTGGAAGGTGAGCGTGAAGCCCGGCTTGTCCCAGGGAGCAGCCTGTGCAGCGGGCGCAAACCAGGTCGACGCGATGACGGTCAAGAGAATGGAGGTGCGGTACGACATCACGACACGACGCTAGCAGAGGATTTGGGGTCTCGGCGCGCGGCGTCGGGCGCGGCTACTCCCGCGCCGTTCTTCGAGTCTGCGCGGGGGACACTGATACGACTTGAGGACGCGACCGGCGCGAGCAATAGTGACGTGACCTGCGAAGGCGGGCGGGGTACACACCATGAACTCACGGCAGATTGGGTCGACGCTCAGGGTTGCGACGCTCAGCGTCGCGGTGGTTTTCGTTGCGTGCGGCGGCAAGGGCACGGGTGGGAACGCAGGGCCGGACGGAGGTGGTAGCGGTGGCACAGCTGCCGGCGGTGGCACGGGTGCGGTTGGTGCAGGCGGGTCGAGCTTGGGCGGCTACGCGGGCGTTGGCCTTGGCGGATCCGGCGGCACGGGACTCGTGGGTACGATTGATCCGTCGCAGCCCGGCACTCAGCCGCCGGCACCGGCGGGCGGTGGCATTGGAACCGGCACCACCCCAACGGTGCTCGCGATTCGACGCGTTCGTCTCGGTGAAATAGATCCGAGCGGTGCTCCAAACCCGAACGCGTGGGCGAGCATGGGCTACAACTTGGATGGTCTGATCTCGACGAAGACTGGAACCAACCACTGCAAGCGCCAACCGAACACGTCGCCGACGAATCAAGAAGACGGCAACGGCGGCATCGACAACAGCTTCGGCAAGAACATCCTGCCGATTCTGAAGACGTTCGTGCCCGTCCCGAGCGGTGAAGCCGCTGCAGCGCTCGAGCAGGGCGGCGAGACCATCTTGCTGAAGTTGGACAACCTGGATGCCGCAACGAATCAGACGGGCATCAACGCCTCCGCCTACCAAGCGTCGGCGCTCACCGGGCTCCCGTCCTGGAACGGAAGCGACGTCCGATCCGTGACCAGTGATTCGGTCAATGGCGGCAACGTGAGCGACGCCAAAGTGAAGTTTCCCAGCAGCTACGTGGCGAATGGAGTTTGGGTCAGCGGCGGCGCCGGCGGCACGCTCACACTCCTGCTATCCGTGGGTGGGACGCCGCTCCCGCTGCCGATCAGCCGCGTGCTGATCACGATGAATGTGCACGGGCCGGGCGCAGCCGCGACTCAAGGGATGATCGTGGGAGTCATCCAGACCGAGGCCCTCGTCGCCGAGTTCGAGAAGGTCGCCGGAACACTCACTGCCGGCCAGCTGTGCCCCGGCAATCCCACCCTCGAAGGCGCGTTGGTGTCAGTGCGACAAGCCAGCGACATCATGGCCGACGGCAGCAACGGCGATCCGAACCAAACGTGTGACGCCATCAGTGTCGCGATCGGATTCGAAACTGGACCCGTGCAGCTCGGCGGGCTAGCCCCGCCCGTTGCGCCACCGCCGGATCCCTGCGCGAACTGAGGGCGCGAAACGCCCATGCCCTCCTGCCTTCACTTCGCCTTCGGTCTACTCCTCGGCCTGCTCACGGGGTGCGCAAGCTCGACCGAGCCCAGCGAAAAGGCCGACTCAGGAAGCTCGCCGTTCTGTCCGCCGAGCGGTCAATCGTGTCCTGCGGGCTGCATCTTCGTCTCGGGTTCACGCGTGGGGGCAACTTGCATCGAGAAGGTTCCGACGCCCGTCGGTTGCGTACCAGAGGGGACGTTCACCCTCGACTCGGTGTGTGTGCGTGGCACCGCCCCGGACTCTGGTGCGTACATCCTTCCGTCCGGCACCTACGGCAATTGGCTCACCCAGCCCGACGGCGGCTTCGAGTGGTGCACTGGTGAGCAGATACTGCCAGATGGTTCACAGAAGCCGCCCTGCGGCCCATGAGCGCATGCCGACGAGGGAAGTTCGCGTAACCATGCTTCGCATCAGCGGCGAGTGAAGTCGCGAATCACTGCGGAGCGAACACGACCGGGTAGACTACGGTGATTGCGTCGTCTGGCTCCTCGTAGTGCAGTCCTAGAAACACCTGGCGTACGCACTCGACGACCGCGTCGCTCGCGAGTTGGTTGTCCGTCACTCTTGCGCGGCGCACCCAGCCATCTGCATCGATCACGAAGCGCACGGCCACGCGGCCTTTCAGGTTCGGATCGTGAAGCAGCCCCGCTTGGTAGCAGCGACGCAAGCAGGCGGCACGCTCGCGGATCGGTCGCATCACGATTTCGGGCGGAATGTAGTTCGTCACGGGCGGACCCGATCGAATGCGCGGCGGAGCTTGGGAAAGTGGCGGTGGCTCCGCGAAGCTGCAGGGCTCGATGGCGCCGGCGCCTGCCTCCGCGCGCTCACCGAGCTCGTCCGGTGCGATGTCTGGATGCTCTTGGTAGTGCGGCGCCGGTTCGGGTACTTCGACGGCTGCGCTGGGGCTGGGCTGGGCAGCCGCGCTGGAGCTGCGCTGGGAGTCGCGCGGCGTGGTGCATGAAACCAGCAGGAAGGCCGCGACGACAAGGCGCATGGAGGAGGTGACACCGTTGCTGCCCGCGAGTTCCGACGTCGCGAGCTGCAGTGCCATACGCGCGCGCCTCCGGCGGGATCGCGCACTTGACACGTGTCAGTTGCGTCGGATTGGAGGTCCCCGCGCAACTCTGCGCCGCGGCAGCGTTTTCTGGCCAATTGCGCAAAAACTGCTCAACTGGCCGAGAGTTGCGCGGTCTGGCGAAGTGGTGCACCGTTGATCGCGCAGCACGGTGCTGCTCGACGCGGGGGTGAACTCGTGGCAGACAAGCAGACAAGCAGACAAGCAGACAAGCAGACAAGCAGACAAGCAGACAAGCAGACAAGCAGACAAGCAGACAAGCAGACAAGCAGACAAGCAGACAAGCAGACAAGCAGACAAGCGACGGCGATCGTTCCTCGCTTTGATCGCAACAGTCGCAGCGGTCGGTTGCTCGACGGAGCAAGAAGGGCCCGTCTCGCGCAGTTTCGCTGAGATCACCAAGGCAGAGGCGCCGCAGCTGTCCGCCGCTGAAGTGCAGAACCTCACTCGGTCGGTCCGCGAGGAATCTGACGGCACGCGAAGCGAACTCGCCGGCGATGCGCGCTGGAGCTTCGCTCCATCCACGCCGGCGGAGTTGGCGTCGGGTGCGTCTGCTTTACCAGCGGAGCTCGCGGGCGGTATAGATGTGACCGCCGATGGGAAGTCCCGCGTCCTGTCGAAGCTTGCAGCCCTTTCACCCGACTCAGAAACGGAAGTCGTCGTGGAGCTGGAGGGGCCCCCGCTTCCACGCTTCTCGAGCGCAGACAGTCAGCGCAGCGCGGAGATCTCAACATATGCTGCAGCCTTGGCACCGACATTTGATGCCATCCAAAAGAAGTCCGCGGATTTCGGCGTCGTGACCTACGGTGCTGCCTGGCTGAATCGCAGCGTCGTTCTCAAGGGGCCGGCCTCTTCGTTGTCGTCGATGGTTGCTCTGCCTGAGGTCACCCACGCGTCACTGAACGATGGCAAGCCCATCGAGCTCGCGGATCAGGACAAGTGCTATGCGTCGCTGCCAGGAAACACATGGGGCATCGACGGGCAGTCGTGGCGCGTCGGAACCCGCGACAGCCTGCTCAGCATCAACTACAGCGGTGATACCGGCGGACGTGCGGGAAGTCGCGAGCGCGTAGCCGTGCTCGATAGCGGGTTTGCCGTGCGCGCGCATCATGCTTTTCGTTTTGCCGCCTCCAGCCCGCCCGGCGACCGCTTTCTTGTAACCAAGTTCTGTTCTTCCACGTCCTGCACGACGACGTCCGATCCTGGCGGTCTGAATCACGCGAACGCCGTTACGCACTGGGCTGTGGGCAACGTGGAGTCGGGGCGTGATCCGAACTGCTCTTGGCTGATGGGGGACATTCGCAGCGGATCCCGCGCTTCAGGGGCGCATATTCTGGCGTACGACGTGTTTAGCGGGTGTGCAGCGGGGCGTCTGGGTATTCAGGACGCGGTTGCCCAAGGCGCCGACATCGTGAACATGTCCGTTGGATACGCCCAGACGGTGCCGTGTGACAGTACGTACGACTGCGGCGGTCTCAACTCGGC
This genomic stretch from Polyangiaceae bacterium harbors:
- a CDS encoding AgmX/PglI C-terminal domain-containing protein, coding for MALQLATSELAGSNGVTSSMRLVVAAFLLVSCTTPRDSQRSSSAAAQPSPSAAVEVPEPAPHYQEHPDIAPDELGERAEAGAGAIEPCSFAEPPPLSQAPPRIRSGPPVTNYIPPEIVMRPIRERAACLRRCYQAGLLHDPNLKGRVAVRFVIDADGWVRRARVTDNQLASDAVVECVRQVFLGLHYEEPDDAITVVYPVVFAPQ